GTGCGACAGGCGCCCCATGCCGCGCAGCCCCGCGATCGACGAGTTGTTGACGATCACGCCGCGGCGCTGCGCGATCATCACCGGGATCACGCGGCGCGCCACCAGCCACGCGCCCTTGAGGTTGATGTCGAGCATCGCGTCCCACGCGTCCTCGGTGAGCTCGTGCGCGAGCCCGTAGGCGCAGATGCCGGCGTTGTTGAACAGCACGTCGATCCGTCCGAGCGCGCCGACCGTCGCCTCGACGGCGGCGGTGATGGCCGCGTCGTCGCGCACGTCCCCGACGAACGGCAGGCAGCGCACGCCCAGCGCCTCGCACTCCGCGGCCAGCGCGTGCAGCTCGTCGGAGGAGCCCATCGCGTAGCCGGGATAGGCGAGCGGCCTGCCGACGTCGAACGCCGCGACGTGCGCGCCCTCGCGCGCGAACGCGAGCGCGGTGGCGCGGCCCTGCCCGTGCGCCGCGCCGGTGACGAAGACGACCTGGTCGCGGAGCTCGCTCACTTGCGGAACGGCTGGAGGTAGTCGTCGAGCGGCACGCCGAGCGCGTTGTTGATCACGTTGGTCGCGACCATCAGCGCGCCGAAGGCGGTGAGCGCGACCAGCTGCGCGTCGGAGTAGCGCGCGCGCAGCGGCGCAAACACGGCGTCCGGCACGTGGTGCGGCGTGACGGCGAGCGCGCGGCCGAACGCGACGACGTCGGCTTCCACCTGCGTCAGCGCGAGGTGATCGGGATCCTCGCCCGACTCGATCAGCAGGCGGCGGAAGAAGGTGCTGCAGATCAGGCAGTCCGTCTCGGACGAGACGGCGTGCGCGAAGAGCGTGGTGAGCCGCGCGCCCAGGAACGGCGAGACCGTGTCGCGCAGGTCGTACCACGTCATGAGCGCGTTGAACGCCGGCACCGAGTGCAGGAGCGTGCGCTTCATGTTCGTGATGCGGCCCACCTCGCGCGCGTGATCGGCGGCGGCGGTCCGCGCGTCCGGAGCGGCGACGGTGAGGTCGAGCGGCGCGATGCGCATGGCGACGGGGCGGGAAGGCGGCTCCGACGACGGTGCGCCATCGGCGGCGCGCTGTCCAGCCCCGTCGTCCGCGGTGCCGCACGCGGCCGATGTTTACTCCGCCGTCCGGCGGCGCTACCTTGGCGCGCCC
This is a stretch of genomic DNA from Roseisolibacter agri. It encodes these proteins:
- a CDS encoding mycofactocin-coupled SDR family oxidoreductase, translated to MSELRDQVVFVTGAAHGQGRATALAFAREGAHVAAFDVGRPLAYPGYAMGSSDELHALAAECEALGVRCLPFVGDVRDDAAITAAVEATVGALGRIDVLFNNAGICAYGLAHELTEDAWDAMLDINLKGAWLVARRVIPVMIAQRRGVIVNNSSIAGLRGMGRLSHYAASKWGLTGLTKSWAIELAPHGIRVNAVHPTGVNTPMNDGLAALEGTTPQAIAERSAGNLLPVPWIEPEDVARAVLYLASDAARYVTGSSLVLDAGLLTR
- a CDS encoding carboxymuconolactone decarboxylase family protein, which codes for MRIAPLDLTVAAPDARTAAADHAREVGRITNMKRTLLHSVPAFNALMTWYDLRDTVSPFLGARLTTLFAHAVSSETDCLICSTFFRRLLIESGEDPDHLALTQVEADVVAFGRALAVTPHHVPDAVFAPLRARYSDAQLVALTAFGALMVATNVINNALGVPLDDYLQPFRK